Below is a window of Quercus robur chromosome 6, dhQueRobu3.1, whole genome shotgun sequence DNA.
ATAATTTTTAGTTCAGGACGTGATTTTGATCTTAGTTTAGTTTAGGAGCCCCAAAATTTTCCTTAGCTTACTaggaaataaaaacaattagGCATAGGTGTtcacctttaaaaaataaaatcctatgGTTGACGACGATTCCATATAAATGGTAAAATGATAAAGGATAAACCCACACGCACATCAGCCCAAAAATCTAACACACAAATCCAAACATTCAAAAACATAGCGAGGGCACCGAAATGTCAACTATATATGTATAATCCTGACACTGTCCTTGCAAAGTGAAGTTGCATTTGATGCTagaaggccgaaaaataaaactttgagaaaatatgtatttgtatttatttgtcTATTTCGAATTAACCTTTGAAAGATATTTAAGATAAATTTTTCAGTGTTGGGAGATAAAAGGATTAAATGAGCTAATATATATTAGGAAACTTCAGCAAAAAACCTGAAATTTTTTCCATTAACAGAAACTTTTctagtttatactttataatagTTAATGGTCACGAATGATAtcaaattaccgattgtcccaaaagtgGAGGACATAGGGatcgctctgataccatgtgATGATGTCAAGATTGTCAGTTACTTAAGTTCGTCCAGATAGGTCAGCACTGGCGTGTCTTCGTACCTGCAAGGTTAAGAACAAAGTCCTCTTTGagtggtcaccggtgtggtgctaGCCACAGAGTCTCCGATGATAAAGTCAGTGAATGGAATTTGCAGAGAAGGCTTGGTTGTGAGAGCTAAAATGAGTAGCGAAatgattagtatttttttgtgtgtactttgtttttgaaatgcatatatatatatatatatatatatatcttttcttCTAGCCATTGTATTCCATTAATGGTGGCATAAGTGCTTCTTTTGTAATGCTTTTGGGCTCATTCAATGTGGATTTTGATGAGTATCCCAACGGTCTTCTTGCTAATTTGTAACTGTCTAGGATATTGAATGCCCTCTTTATGGCTTTTTTTTCATCGTCCATGCTAGGTCTATGTGGACAATGGTGTCTGATGGGTTCATCTGGACAATGGCATTTATTGGGCCTATCACTgtattaaattactaattatcCCAAAAGTTTATGCTGTTGGgatatagtaaatttaattatttaactacatagttctaacaaatgaataaaccAAGAAACCTTGTTCAGTTGTAATATAAAACAGGAGAGCATATGTATTCAACAATTACATTATGTACTTTGGTTTTTTGGTTAACAGGCATATTATTtacacaaaaattcaaaacatacaTAATACACTGACCAAATTAACTTCTCATACAGTGAAAACATCTCGCATGGCTCCTAAAATTCTGTCTGCTACTTCTGGCCCAAACAACCTCGGAAAGTTCGAGCCTAGATCAACCTCAATAGTCTTGATCTTAATCAACCCATCCCTCTTTTCTAAAATAGCTCTCTCTGCCTCTCCCACTTCTCTCTTCCCACAAGCACATTGATCCAACCAGATTCCCAGCACTTCCTTTGCAATGGGATCCACATGATCTTTTATGACCTCCTCCACTCGTCCTGGCTGACTTGCCTCTGTCTCAATTCGAACCATAATAGCAGTGGGAGAGACTAAGGAACGGATGTAAAGTGATGAAGAGATATAGGGTTTAACCTCAGGAATTTTCTCAAGTATCTGCTTACGTGTGTCCAGCTGGGTCTCTTCATAGAAAGTGTGAAGGTAGTCTGGACAGAGGACAAGGTCTTTTCGAGGAGGCAAATCAAGAATAAGGATTAATGATGTTGGGCTGCTCTGAATGAGTTCAATAAGAAAATTTGGTGCATCTGTTAAAGGGTTCAGAAAGGCTGAAAGGCTTGTGATGTTCAATGCTCCTCCCGTTGGTAGCTCGCAGTGTATCCAGCTACCTAATATAAAATCAATCTGATAAAATAATGTTTAGAATTCAGACCCCAAAAAAAGGGTACGCCCTTttcaaaagtaaagaaaaaattaaggtGCATTAAATACAAAACATACGATATATGTTGTTCACACCAATTGTCAAAGATCGATGGAGAACAATTATTGTGAAACAGTTGCCCTACAAGGAACATAGAAGTAAACAGATGATGCCATGCTCCAATACACCAACTCATTACAACTGAACCCAAATATAACTGGGATAGAACTAGGTTGAGCATGGCAAGACCAGAAAACTATCCCCCATTCTAAGGAAGTTCAGACATTACATTGTGGCTAACTAACAAGAAACACACTTGATTCAGACATTACATTTTGGCTAACCAACAAGAAACACACTTGATTCAAACAGCTCGAGCAAACAGCATTCAGGCCTTGAAGAACAAAGGGCTGAATCCAATGGCTGTTTGCTCAAGCTTACAACAATTTGGGCTTGTTGAATCATCATCCCGGAGAAAACACTGTTTGTTAAATTAACAACTGCAACCCAACCTAAATAATTTTGCAATTGCAAATGAAGTCCAAGCCACAGACTTAAAAAGCAAAATCCCATGATCACCTTAGTAAGGTAAAGTAGATGCCAATTTCCCCAAGACTAATCTCACAGTTGCAATCATAATTATGATAATAATTCCCATAAGCgagcatgaaaaaaaattaccttgaTTTTATTTCTCCTGTTATATTACACTTATATGTTAAGATAAAGGTGAATTTGACTACTAGAAATGATGTCCATACAAGCATGAGCCGGTATAAGCCTATGgtacaagttttcaatttctatATATACAATATGGATGGGTTCAACTCTTCCCAAGAGCCTGACCAATCTACCCTACTAACTATACTCACTAATCGCCATAGCTATGGGATTTGTGTCCCAGCATATGATTCTTAAATCCGGAGCCACTGGCTCTACTGCTTCATATTAAACAAGTACATGAAGATGAACCGCTATTAAATTTATACGAGGGGTGATTGATTTATTAGAAGATTATTGTAGTGATATATCTTTGGACCATCTAACTTGAAGAGTTCCCCATACACCAAAAATTTCAGACCCATGGGCCACTGTATAAAGTAACTTGCTAGCAATCTTTGGGAACAGAATTTTGCGTAATGTTGCTACTACTTATTCAAATTCTTATGCCATTTTCCCTGAACAACTTCAAAAATCGCACCCAACATTCCCACCTTTCAAACACCCACCAACTATTGTATGCCAGAAACTACATCTCTCAGGCAGCACATCAAACAAGCTATGAGCAACAGCCAAATCACCATGTCTATGGAGAATTCGTTTCAATTTGGACCGGTCTCAAAGGATGGGTCCAACTTTAAATTTGGCTCAAAATTAGGTAACCAAACACTTGCTAAATCCTATTTTTCCAACATGTTTTTGCATCAATTTACATTCATGCAAGTAAGTTTTCATAGTTAACTGTAATCTTTCGATGAGCAACCTTGTTTTCGTtttcagtgaaaaaaaaaatgatattagttTTCGTGCCATTTAAAGGACCTAGCGGTTGAAACGATAACGAATTATTAACAACTAAAACGGCATAAATTGTGTGCCGTTTATCAAAATGAAATCACACCTGAGAGTGGGAAGGCTTGTTGCCAGATCTGGTGTGAAGTGAAGCATGGGCGGACCCAGTTTGGTTCTGGTAGTACTGTACATCCGGCGGTAGACTACAAGGGAGGAGCTGCGACCCAAGGCGGTTCTCCACCGTTGATACAAGATCAACCATCAGGTTTCTGTGTGGGGCCGACAAGTATGGGAACTCCTTGAATTTTGTTACCCCGAATTCGTTGTTCAACTCCATCTGAGATGATGATGCTGAGGAGGAGAAGGTTTTAGACCTTGACCTTGAGGAACTTGGCGAGAAGTGGCTGCTGAAGAAGATCACAGGCAGTGTGAGTCTCACAGCCATTTATTATTCCTTTCTACTCACCGCGCTGTCCCATGTCTATCTATATGTCTAATTTGTCTATTGCATGCATGCCGAAACGGTGCGTTTTGTGGAGTGATTATAGGATGCTGTTtgcatcaaaaataaaaatttttttttaaaatttttttttttttttttttttttttttttaattttatgtacaAAAAGGTTTTGAATACCATTTTGTTGTCTGTTTCTTTAAAACATTCCCATCaacacttctaaaaaaatttagcatttatcatcttaaaaactaattttataatatataacacatcattttacaatatctcttacatcaaaacttctatttttttaacgtttcatttaaatattctttctttattatttttaattcattttttatttttcctctttctctctcctctgtctctctctttctctcctttatctctctctttattaaacaaataattttttttttttttttttacaatcttaCTACAGTGGGCTGCTTTCTctcctctatctctctctttatttttttttttggaacccctatctctctctttattaaacaaatatatatatatatatatatatattttacaatctTACTACAGTGGGCTGCTATctgctctctttctctcctctatctttctctttattaaacaaataaatttttttttttacaatcttaCTACAGTGGGCTGCTATCTGCTAGAGATAGCAGCCCATTGTAGCTAGATTGCAAAATGAATAGGATTTAAGAGTTTTGATAGAATAtgctttttgatcttttgatgcTAAAATGTAGCATTTATAGCATTTGAGGGtattgatgagaatgctcttatgGGACAGAATATTTTCATACCGACTTATTTTGATGCACTATTTTGAGAttattgttaatatatataatatgatataaattaataattttaaaggggaggtttaaaaaaactttcaataaactaattagattagttattaaaaaactaaaacaattcggtttttttttttttttttttttttttttttttttttgtaaataaacatGAATGTTGGGACATTTGTAAAATCATGATGGTACAAAAGGTAAACAAGTCGAACGATACAAATTGAACAGAAATCATTATTCACCATAGCCATCTTATAACAAGACAACACACCAACTAAACCATTTTAATAATGCCACTTGTACCACTATAGCATGTAGAAACTAATTGGCCCATTGTTATTTACTCCAAAGCACTGGTTTGAGTGTGCTAAATACTAAAGGACCGTGTGGTATGGCAATTTAAGTAacacttttcagtttttaaataatattacatgtattttcatatattttttcacccacacgtatttccaaaaaatacaataacGTTATTAGAATAACGTTACCAAACAGCTCTTTAGGGGGTGTTTGATAatattgttctagtaacgttatttgtattttttagaaatacgtgagtgaaaaatgtgtgaaaatacatataatgttgtttaaatactgaaaactgttgttctAGTTACactaccaaacagccccttagtTTCTCGGGGCATGTTAGTGTTGGTTGATTTTGGAGATGAGTCCAAGAGCCCATATTGTTGGTTGATATTGGTGATGAGTCCACGTGCCTATCTGAGTCCATGGAGAAAATTCTGGGTGAGATGAGCTTACCTTCTCGAGTCCATGAGCCTATATTGTAGGTTGATTTTGGCAATGAGTATTATTGATTTTTGCGATGAGTCCACTGGTGTTGGTCCTGAAATACTAGTTtctgttatgtttttttttttaatggtgaaATGTGACTTAGGGTTTGTTTGAAATccgtttattttactgaaattgaaaactttttgctgaaaatattgtagataaaggtaaatgttaattgaaataatacagtgggatttataaataataccaaaaagtgtagtgggaatgaatagtagcaaaaataagctgaataataaaataagttgacaaaaaaaaaaaacctagccaaacagacacttaatattattatagatttgacctttttatttatttttgtttgatttttattttactaaaaaaattaataattaaataaattttgagaatttacttttccaaaaaaattaatctgACTATATAAATTGTCGTTATAATGTACTGTATTTGTCTACAAGGACATTCCACCTCCATCCGAAAGGTTTTCCCATAAACTCAGCTCATACAACTTTCAGTCAGTCTCAGAGGATGCAAGGTATTTTTTGGATCTACTAAGGGATGACAGTGGAGGGCATTGgctgaagattaaaaaaaaaacactttccaCCGGCCGCGCTTACTCAAGCTTTCTACGATGCAGTATCTGACTCCCGGAACTCTCCTAACTTGGTTGGTTCCTTCAAACGAAGGATCGAACACAaggtattttaaatatatatatatatatatatataaaataatttgtggcaTTTActgattctttcttttctttttttttttcttttttttttttttttttttcaggtttttgaatttgaaaggTCACCAAATACTCTGAAGCTCGTTGACAATTCCATTTGGATTATAGTTCCTGACACTGAATGGACTGGCTTTCTGAATGGGCTGATTCAGATGTTAAAGGTTCAAGCTGAGATGCGATTGGCTATTTGGTTCGAAGATATTCAGACTGAGTTCAGGGGTTTAGAGCTCCATGGAAATCACTTTGGCTAATTCGTTCCATACGGAATGAGTTCAGTGGCTCTGTCACAGGAAGTCACAGTTTGTGAAATGACCAATTGGGCTTTGTGACTTTCAATTGGGCGAGTTTGTGAATTGTGTAAGACAAAATTCAGAGTGCAacggaaacaaaaaaaaatataaacatacatTCGGCCCATAGTTGtttaaatatttagagaaaaaaaaaactcactataCGATAATAGTGTTTATAAAAGGTGTCTTCTAGTCtatgacttttattttacatatttctttttaatggaGACAGACTAAATATAGAGGCTAGACTAGGGACCCTtttaaattaagatttgttTCATAACCCTCCTTCCATCAAGGAGTTTAAAACTAGTAACTTCAAGGTGTTTATTAACCAAAGGAATTATACCAAATGAGAGTTACTTAGAAATTGTTATTCACCATAACGTCtttcacaaataaaatctttaaaacatgaattttcaTTTATCACTTAAATGTGAGCCACATAAAGTTTTCTTGAAATCTTATATTCTCCCACTTGGCCCACTTGACATTTAAATTACTTGATAAATGATATTAACTTTAACATGGCCATGATATTACTCATGTCAACTAGTTGTGAAATGCTCCCTCTCAAATAAAGAATCTAATACACGAATCATGGCTGTAATACCCTTAAATATGAACTTGCTTCAGGTCAACAAATCAACTGAGATAAAACACAACTGTTTTTTAGTTCCAACACACCTCGGTCTATGCAGGAAAATATCAAAGCTTTGCTTGGTGTCTCGGCCACTTCCCATTATGAAAATTACTTGGGCCTCCCATAATTTATCGAAagagcaaaaacaaaaagtttcaTCTATATCTGCGAACGAATATGGCACAAAATTCAAGGTTGGAAAGAGAAATTATTGTCGAAAGCGGGGTGAGAAGTCTTGATTAAGGCTATTTTGCACCTTTACCATGGGGTGCTTTAAACTATCAAAGAGTTTATGTAAGGACATTGAATCTCTTATTCGGAAGTTTTGGTTGGGATACAAGggagataacaaaaaaaaaaaatcattgggTTGGGTGGAATAAACTTTGTCATCCTAAATGCCAAGGTGGACTGGGTTTTAAGGACACTGAAAACTTCAATTTGGCTCTATTGGGAAAACAGGTGTGGCACCTATTACACAACATGGACTCGCTCTTCTACAAGGTATTTAaggcaaaatactttccaaactGCTCTGTGTTGGGTGACAGTGTAAGGCAGAAAGGTTCCTATGCATGGTAGAGGAAAGCAAGAGAAGTGGTCGGGCTAGGTGCGGCTTAGAGGATTGGTGATGGGAAGAAGGTTTGAATTAGGGGTGATAAATGGCTTCTGAGTCAGCAAGCAAGTCAATTTTTGTCTCCCCAGAAACACTTCCCAAGCAACTCTCGATTCTGCACCCTCATTGATAAGGATAACCCAAGCTAGATTGTTAATCCGGTACAAGAATAATTTCTCCCCTCTGAAGCTGAAGCCATTAAGCACCCGCTCCACTAAGGACACCCTCATATGGCGAGGAACAAAAAACAATACCTATTCCACAAAGAGTGCTATCGTTTACTTGCAGAAACTTCAGCTGCTGCAAAACCAGGTTCATCAAATCCTCAGGCTCATGAGGCTTTTTGGTAGAAACTTTGGAACCTTGATGTCCTAAACAAGGTTAGACATTTCATGTGGAGAGCTTGTAATGAGTCTCTGCCaacaaaaatgaatttattcAAAAGGAAAGTCATTGCTAATCCCACTTGTGACCGATGCCATTGTGAAAAGGAAGATACGATACATGCTTTGTGGGGCTGCATTAGTCTTAAGGAAATTTGGTGGGAAGAACAAACCTGCAAAATCCACCTGCATAAAAGTTTTGCAAATTTTAGGTACCTTTTTCAAGATTTTGTCTTTTTCAACGTTTTGTCCTTTACAAAAGACCAATGCTGGCTGAGACCTTTGCGATTCTAGCTTGGAGTATCTGGTTTAACCGAAATGCTAAAAGAATGGGCAAGAGCTTCCTGCTAAACCACAAGATTTACATAGATGCAATTGAGCGACTACATGAGTTCCAAATGGCTCAGGTGTAGCCCTCGACTCTCCCTCTTTCCTCAAGCACTCACTCTCCTCattgacacacacacaccccccccccccaacaggTCTCACATACAAACTGAACTTCGATGGGGCTATTTTTTTAGGATGTTCGAATGACAGGTATTGGGATTGTGATCCGCTACTCTAAGGGCGAAGTGATAGCTACTCTCTCTggaaaaaacctctctgcccCGTACTATAGAAGATATAGAAGCTTTGGCTTGCCGAAAAGCCATGTCTTTTGCACATGAGGTAGGATTGCGAGACATGGTGATCGAAGGGGACCCTGAAACTATCATCAAACACTTCAGCTCTAAATTTGATTGTCTGGCATCTTTTAGCAATATAGTGGAAGACTCAAAGTGTGTTGCTCTAAATTTCCATTCATGTTCTATTTCTCATGTAAAACGCAATGGCAATGCTATTGCTGATAAGTTAGCCAAATTGGTAAAACATTCTATTGCCCCTCAAATCTGGCTAGAGAACATCCATAGTGATGCTACCTACCTTGTTTGTGTTGACAAAAGTTTTTGTTGAAGTAAATAATACTCCTTTcaaatctctcaaaaaaaagaaaaaaaaagccaatttaACTAGGCAAGCCCAAATTAAGCTCGAGTCAAGTGAAGGCCCAAAACTCCTTCCTTCCTATTTAGGCCTTCCATGCCACTAAGGGATAGTAGCATTGCTTTCTAACCAGCCCAATTGTATTCGGCTAGTTTCCACCATAAAAATGTATCCCCATGGTCATTCAAGTATTCCTCTTTAGTCTTAAAAAGAGTCCACTTATTATGAATTCTCCCAAACCATCACTCAGAAGTCAAAACCTCTTCTGAAGCTCACTTTCACTCTTACATTCCTCTACTCAATAAAACCTTTCTAATTTCTATCCACTTTCTATGTTTCTTGGGtataagtgtgcgtttggcctTTTTTTTGGGTCCCATGACACTGTTCATAAAATCATCAAAATCAGTAAAACGCTCATATCAATGTATTTTTTGGTCTCATAacactatttacatatttaaaaattattttgttacaatactttcaacaataaacttttaattttcaacaaataagtGATATCCGAATAGATCATAAATGTTATATTTCGTAAGTTTCTTCTTTCTAGTTTCTAGGTTAAAGTGTCATATTTTGTGAAGAGCATATTTGTGACCTTCCAACATATATACCAGTATTTGGTAAAAGGATTTGTCAGCCATAAGCCCATAAAACTTATAGAATGCAACTAACCGTTCTTAAATGTTAGgcccaaattacaaattgttCACTTAGCTTTACCAAAAACTCATGcttaaatttcagaatttattCATCTTTAATCCTCCTGTTAATGTCTATTAAGTGCCCAAAAATGTAGTCTTAAAAATCCcatcaattaattaaaaagtattttttgaaaaattaaaaaaaaatggaggggTAATTTACTCAAGAGGAATGCACTGAAATttcagaaaagaagaaggaataaGGACCAAAAATACTAGaacatcaacaaaaaaaaaaggccaaattttattattatcatttttttttggctaataattagccaaattttattatttgcatagatatttaatattttgtgCGAACACATCGCACATACAACATGCACAGCTAAGATTAATCATCATGTTCCCAAAAAGTACAATCAACCAGAGATTTCAATGGCCTTAACATCAGTTTTCTTCACCTCCACCTTAGGAACAGTAACAGTAAGAACCCCATTCTCCATCGCAGTCTTAATCTGATCCATCTTCACATTCTCCGGCAACCTGAAACTCCTCACGAACTTGCCACTGCTCCGCTCGACACGATGCCACGTGTCATTCTTGTCTTCCTTCTCTATCTTCCTCTCTCCACTAATCCGAACCACTCTGTCATCTTCGACCTCGACTTTCACTTCCTCCTTGTTTAGCCCAGGAAGATCGGCCTTCAACACGTGAGCTTCTGGGGTCTCTTTCCAATCAACACGAGTACTGTTAACGAAAGCAGAATGCTCTTTGGAAATTTGGGTTGGGAAATCCTTAAATGGGTCCCATACGTTTAGAGAGAATGGGTCGAAGATATTGCTGCGTTGGCCACTTAAGAAGCTTGGAATCATCGACATTTTTTACCTTTGATGTTGTTATGAATAATTTCAGAGACTCAGATTTTAGCTGAAAATTTTTCGATGGTTGAGGAATTTGATGGGATAAAATAGGTAATTAACCTTCAAATTCTAACTATTTAGTTAGATGGTTCAGTTATGAAAGTAATTTGTattatagcatctcgagtctcttagactcgattttggcctataaatcgagtataaaagactcgattttcatggcctgatgtggcattttttccacGTCAGATTggtggaaatcgagtcttttagactcgaTTTACAACTCTTATATATCACCCAAGATCAAAGAACAGAACCCAGAAGCCAatctctttcaaatttcaaatactGCCTCGGCGATCTCTCCGGCGACCCAGATCGCGCCCCGGCGACCCAGACCCAGATCGCGCCCCGGCGACCCAGATCGCGCCAGGAGCGCGACCCAGGTCGAGCGGCCAGGCCAGCGCGACCCAGGTCTAGCGGCCAGGGTCGCGCGACCCAGGTCGCGCGGCCAGGGTCGCGCGACCCTGGCCGCTCGACCTGGGTCGCGCTGGCCTGGGTCGCGCGACCCTGGCCGCGCGACCTGGGTCTCGCTGGCCTGGGTCGCGCGGCCAGGTCGCGCTGGCCCTGGCCGTGCGACCCAGGCCGCGCGGCCTGGGTCAGTTTTTGCGCGGTTTTCAGATTGATTTTGTTCTTGGGTTTTTTGAAATGAGAATGGAAGAACGACGAACAGacactttgattttgttcctGGGTTTTTTGGAAGTCTGAAAAATGAGAATGGAGAAGAACTGCTCTTgggttttttggatttggaagtttGAGAATGGAGAAGAACGAACCAAACACACCAAACACTTGATAGTTGAAAATGTGTACTGTAgatgtaaatcgagtcttagagactcgatttacagGTGGACCTCTCCTGACACAAGTGCCACCTCGGACCCGATCAAACCATGAAAATCGACCTTCAAAAAGTCGACTTATAGGCAAAATCGACTCTCTTATACTCGAGATGCTATAAAACCAATTAGTTTGATAACTAAGCCTATTAactaaatagttaaaaaattagTGTTAGTTACCTATTTTATCCAATTTGATGGGTTGGGTATTTAT
It encodes the following:
- the LOC126732762 gene encoding red chlorophyll catabolite reductase, chloroplastic-like; this encodes MAVRLTLPVIFFSSHFSPSSSRSRSKTFSSSASSSQMELNNEFGVTKFKEFPYLSAPHRNLMVDLVSTVENRLGSQLLPCSLPPDVQYYQNQTGSAHASLHTRSGNKPSHSQIDFILGSWIHCELPTGGALNITSLSAFLNPLTDAPNFLIELIQSSPTSLILILDLPPRKDLVLCPDYLHTFYEETQLDTRKQILEKIPEVKPYISSSLYIRSLVSPTAIMVRIETEASQPGRVEEVIKDHVDPIAKEVLGIWLDQCACGKREVGEAERAILEKRDGLIKIKTIEVDLGSNFPRLFGPEVADRILGAMRDVFTV
- the LOC126732763 gene encoding 17.5 kDa class I heat shock protein-like — translated: MSMIPSFLSGQRSNIFDPFSLNVWDPFKDFPTQISKEHSAFVNSTRVDWKETPEAHVLKADLPGLNKEEVKVEVEDDRVVRISGERKIEKEDKNDTWHRVERSSGKFVRSFRLPENVKMDQIKTAMENGVLTVTVPKVEVKKTDVKAIEISG